CAAGATAAGCCATACCTGTCCGCATAAAACACTTGTATACCTCAGAAAGAGTGCATAAAATAGGCTCAACTGAACAACCTATAAGTTTCTTAAATGCATTAAGTAACTTCCCGCATTCAGGATTCGTCTCCTTATGAAGCGTCTGAATCTTCACTGAGTAATCAAGATAGACAATCGCGGAAAGAGATGAACAAATCTCGTTTATCCGGTCTATACCTCTTGTTCCTGATTTTATTCTCTTTCTTAATTCCTTTCTCACATCCGCTAC
Above is a window of bacterium DNA encoding:
- a CDS encoding carbamoyltransferase C-terminal domain-containing protein translates to MYLKDTADYFELTKTSPYMLLVADVRKELRKRIKSGTRGIDRINEICSSLSAIVYLDYSVKIQTLHKETNPECGKLLNAFKKLIGCSVEPILCTLSEVYKCFMRTGMAYLVMGDFLLDKKKQPELYIKEKFVLD